A window of the Sporosarcina sp. FSL K6-2383 genome harbors these coding sequences:
- the pnp gene encoding polyribonucleotide nucleotidyltransferase, translating to MMSEKKVYTLDWAGRPLTIETGQLAKQANGAVLVRYGDTTVLSTATTSKNSRGLDFFPLTVNYEEKMYAVGKIPGGFLKREGRPSDKAVLTSRLIDRPIRPLFADGFRNDVQVISMVLSVDQDCSSEMAAMLGSSLALSVSDIPFEGPIAGVQVGRIDGKFIVNPTPAQLDKSDLDLVVAGTKDAINMVEAGAKEVAEDIVLEAIMFGHGEIIKLIEFQEKIVAEIGKAKLDIPLFQLDETILADIKDSCEADLVSAIQTQEKHAREEAINAVRNTVIERYEAEEADEATMKQVKNVLEHLVKEEVRRLITDEKIRPDGRGLDEIRPLASEVGILPRTHGSGLFTRGQTQALSVCTLGALGEVQIIDGLGIEESKRFMHHYNFPNFSVGETGPIRGPGRREIGHGALGERALLAVLPNETDFPYTLRLVAEVLESNGSSSQASICASTMAMMDAGVPLKAPVAGIAMGLVKKGDNYSVLSDIQGMEDHLGDMDFKVAGTEHGITALQMDIKIDGLSRQILEEALAQAKVGRLKILNHMMTAISTPRTELSEFAPKIIMIKINPDKIRDVIGPGGKVINKIIEETNVKIDTEQDGTIYISSPNNDMNAKAKAMIENIVREAKVGEYYMAKVKRVEKFGAFLELFPGKDGLLHVSEIAEERTKVVEDVLKLGDELFVKVTEIDNQGRVNLSRKAVILEEKEAAAKEKN from the coding sequence ATAATGTCAGAGAAAAAAGTCTATACACTTGATTGGGCGGGTCGACCGTTAACGATTGAAACGGGTCAACTTGCGAAACAGGCGAACGGTGCAGTACTCGTTCGTTACGGAGATACAACAGTACTTTCTACAGCAACAACTTCAAAAAATTCAAGGGGGTTGGATTTCTTCCCGCTTACAGTGAATTACGAAGAAAAAATGTATGCAGTAGGTAAAATTCCAGGAGGGTTCCTAAAACGTGAAGGACGTCCTTCTGACAAGGCTGTTTTAACAAGCCGCCTAATTGACCGTCCAATCCGTCCTTTATTTGCAGATGGCTTCCGTAATGATGTTCAGGTCATTTCGATGGTACTATCAGTCGATCAGGATTGCTCATCTGAGATGGCTGCAATGCTTGGTTCTTCACTAGCGTTGTCTGTGTCGGATATTCCGTTTGAAGGTCCAATTGCAGGTGTTCAAGTTGGACGCATCGACGGGAAATTCATCGTCAATCCAACGCCTGCACAATTGGACAAGAGTGACCTTGATCTTGTCGTTGCAGGAACAAAAGATGCGATTAACATGGTTGAAGCAGGTGCGAAGGAAGTTGCGGAAGACATCGTTCTGGAAGCAATTATGTTCGGTCACGGAGAAATCATTAAGCTCATCGAATTCCAAGAGAAAATTGTTGCGGAAATCGGTAAAGCGAAGCTTGATATTCCATTATTCCAATTAGATGAAACAATTTTAGCTGATATCAAAGATAGCTGTGAAGCTGACCTTGTGAGTGCAATCCAAACACAAGAGAAGCATGCGCGTGAAGAAGCTATCAATGCAGTACGCAATACAGTGATTGAACGTTACGAGGCGGAAGAAGCCGACGAAGCAACGATGAAACAAGTGAAAAATGTCTTGGAGCATCTTGTGAAAGAAGAAGTACGTCGTTTGATTACAGATGAAAAAATTCGTCCAGATGGCCGTGGCTTGGATGAAATTCGTCCACTTGCTTCTGAAGTTGGAATTTTGCCACGTACACATGGTTCAGGTCTCTTTACACGCGGACAAACACAGGCGCTTAGCGTTTGTACACTTGGCGCGTTAGGTGAAGTCCAAATCATCGACGGTCTTGGTATCGAAGAGTCAAAACGCTTCATGCACCATTATAATTTCCCGAACTTCAGTGTTGGAGAAACAGGTCCAATTCGTGGACCAGGTCGTCGTGAAATTGGTCACGGAGCACTTGGAGAACGTGCGTTGCTAGCTGTCTTACCAAATGAAACGGATTTCCCTTACACACTACGTTTAGTAGCAGAAGTACTGGAATCGAATGGTTCATCTTCACAGGCTTCCATCTGTGCGTCAACAATGGCGATGATGGATGCGGGTGTTCCATTGAAAGCACCGGTTGCAGGTATTGCAATGGGTCTTGTGAAAAAAGGGGACAACTACTCTGTTCTTTCCGATATTCAAGGGATGGAAGATCATCTTGGCGATATGGACTTCAAAGTAGCAGGAACTGAACACGGTATTACTGCACTTCAAATGGACATTAAAATTGACGGACTGTCTCGTCAAATTTTAGAAGAGGCATTGGCGCAAGCTAAAGTAGGTCGTTTGAAAATCTTGAATCATATGATGACAGCTATTAGTACACCACGTACTGAGCTTTCGGAATTTGCACCGAAAATCATCATGATCAAAATTAACCCAGACAAGATCCGCGATGTAATCGGACCTGGTGGGAAAGTTATTAATAAAATTATTGAAGAAACAAATGTTAAAATCGATACAGAGCAAGACGGTACGATTTATATTTCTTCACCAAATAACGATATGAATGCGAAAGCGAAAGCGATGATTGAAAATATCGTTCGCGAAGCAAAAGTCGGCGAATATTACATGGCGAAAGTAAAACGCGTTGAGAAATTCGGTGCTTTCCTTGAACTATTCCCTGGTAAAGATGGACTGCTCCACGTATCTGAAATTGCAGAAGAGCGGACAAAAGTAGTGGAAGATGTCTTGAAGCTTGGCGACGAATTGTTTGTCAAAGTAACTGAAATTGATAACCAAGGACGTGTCAACTTGTCTAGAAAAGCTGTCATTCTTGAAGAAAAAGAAGCAGCAGCAAAAGAGAAAAACTGA
- a CDS encoding pitrilysin family protein, giving the protein MIEKHICPNGVRIVHEKMPYVRSVALGIWVGAGSGDEQESEAGIAHFIEHMLFKGTATRSARAIAEEFDRIGGDVNAFTSKEMTCYYTTVLGHHAPRALTVLADMFFNSAFDSAEIAKEKSIVLDEIAAVEDTPDDDVDERLWSAMYPDDAMGKPVLGNEQTINTFDKLMIEQFMERMYRPEQIVISIAGNFDDRLIQLIKVQFGSFKRQAKIEQPIAIQAPAFHAGMTVKAKDIEQAHICIGYPGLTVKDAHIHDLIILDSILGGTMSSRLFQEVREERGLAYSIYSYYSAYKSTGVFAIYGGTSPENLGILTDTIDGVIESILQNGITENELHNAKEQLKGGFLLGLESSESRMHRNGKNELILQEHKTMDEVVGLIDGVQVANVYRMANEIFAHERAISIIAPEDVIKTIEI; this is encoded by the coding sequence ATGATCGAGAAGCATATTTGCCCAAACGGCGTGAGAATTGTTCATGAGAAAATGCCATATGTACGCTCCGTGGCACTTGGAATTTGGGTTGGCGCGGGTTCGGGGGATGAGCAGGAATCGGAAGCAGGCATTGCACATTTTATCGAGCATATGTTATTTAAAGGTACAGCGACGAGAAGCGCACGAGCAATTGCGGAGGAATTTGACCGCATCGGTGGCGATGTCAACGCGTTTACGTCAAAGGAAATGACCTGCTACTATACGACGGTCCTTGGGCATCATGCGCCACGTGCTCTGACAGTTTTAGCGGATATGTTTTTCAATTCGGCGTTTGACTCAGCTGAAATTGCAAAAGAGAAGTCGATTGTCCTTGATGAAATCGCAGCTGTTGAAGACACGCCAGATGATGATGTCGATGAGCGTCTATGGAGCGCAATGTACCCGGATGATGCGATGGGGAAGCCTGTCTTAGGTAATGAACAGACGATAAACACATTTGATAAGCTGATGATTGAGCAATTTATGGAGCGTATGTATAGACCTGAACAAATTGTGATTTCTATTGCTGGGAATTTCGATGATCGCCTCATTCAACTCATTAAAGTGCAATTTGGTTCATTTAAACGACAAGCGAAGATTGAACAGCCGATAGCTATCCAGGCCCCTGCATTCCATGCAGGAATGACTGTCAAAGCAAAAGATATTGAGCAAGCACATATTTGTATCGGCTATCCGGGACTGACGGTAAAAGATGCACACATTCATGACCTTATTATTTTAGATAGTATACTGGGCGGCACAATGTCTTCACGTTTATTTCAAGAAGTTCGCGAAGAGCGTGGTTTGGCTTACTCTATCTACTCTTATTATTCGGCATACAAGTCGACTGGGGTATTCGCTATCTATGGGGGAACTTCGCCGGAAAATTTAGGTATATTAACGGATACGATTGACGGAGTTATCGAGTCGATTTTACAGAACGGCATTACGGAGAATGAATTACATAATGCCAAGGAACAGTTAAAAGGTGGATTTTTATTAGGTTTAGAAAGCTCTGAATCTAGAATGCATCGCAACGGAAAGAATGAATTGATTTTACAAGAGCATAAGACGATGGATGAAGTTGTCGGACTGATAGACGGAGTTCAAGTAGCTAATGTGTATAGAATGGCCAATGAGATATTTGCGCATGAGCGAGCAATATCCATCATTGCGCCTGAAGATGTTATCAAGACCATTGAAATTTAA
- a CDS encoding YlmC/YmxH family sporulation protein, giving the protein MLLSELAQKELIQVEDGVRYGFLAETDLIFNGKTGDIIGFEIKKKLGRFSFKNRQEQSDEFIPWSEIVLIGEHRILFGKTHSMDEVDLDER; this is encoded by the coding sequence ATGCTACTATCAGAGCTTGCACAGAAAGAGTTAATTCAAGTTGAGGATGGGGTCCGCTATGGTTTTTTGGCGGAGACCGACCTTATTTTTAATGGTAAAACAGGTGATATTATTGGATTTGAAATTAAGAAGAAACTTGGACGTTTTTCATTCAAAAACCGGCAAGAGCAGTCGGATGAGTTCATCCCATGGAGTGAAATTGTGTTGATAGGGGAACATCGAATTCTTTTTGGCAAAACGCATAGCATGGATGAGGTGGATTTAGATGAACGATGA
- a CDS encoding dipicolinate synthase subunit B: MLQGKRIGLGITASHCTYDAIIPVIDSLKDAGATVVPIITHSVLTAATRFGTGEEWIARIEEATGEKVISTIVGAEPFGPSTPVDCMIIAPMTGNSISRFANAATDSPVLMAAKATLRNGSPVVLGISTNDALGLNAMNIMKLLNMKNVFFIPFGQDDPFRKPNSLISDFTLMVPTAAAALDNRQLQPLLIIHDKI, from the coding sequence ATGCTACAAGGGAAGAGGATTGGCCTTGGCATTACGGCGTCACACTGTACGTATGATGCGATAATACCTGTCATTGATTCGCTTAAGGATGCAGGAGCAACGGTTGTTCCGATTATTACACATTCCGTACTAACTGCTGCAACGCGTTTTGGCACGGGGGAAGAGTGGATTGCGCGTATAGAAGAAGCAACGGGTGAAAAAGTGATATCGACAATTGTTGGTGCAGAGCCATTCGGGCCGTCTACACCTGTTGATTGTATGATTATTGCACCTATGACTGGCAATTCAATTAGCAGATTTGCTAATGCCGCGACAGATTCGCCTGTTTTAATGGCGGCCAAAGCAACATTACGTAATGGGAGTCCAGTTGTTCTCGGTATTTCAACGAATGACGCACTTGGATTGAATGCGATGAACATTATGAAGCTGTTAAACATGAAAAATGTCTTTTTTATTCCGTTCGGACAGGACGATCCATTTCGTAAACCGAACTCCCTCATCTCCGATTTTACACTGATGGTACCAACTGCGGCAGCAGCTCTTGACAATCGCCAACTCCAACCATTATTAATTATTCATGATAAAATATAA
- a CDS encoding aspartate-semialdehyde dehydrogenase — protein sequence MNKVNVAIVGATGAVGTKILEKLIERNFPAQSIKLLASKRSAGTEITAGGFNYIVEETVPESFEGVDIAFFSAGGSISEKFAPEAVKRGAVVIDNTSAFRMVEDIPLVVPEVNPQALSNHAGIIANPNCSTIQMVAALQPVKEKFGLSRIIVSTYQAVSGAGAEAIDELGSQSQQFEGRAANEAEILPSASAAKHYPIAFNAIPQIDAFDASGYTLEELKMMNETKKIFGDYEMSVTATCVRLPVVTGHSESVYIEVDQEGVTVEDIRASMEGAPGVVVQDNPAQQLYPMPLFAEGKDEVFVGRIRKDPNHAGGFHMWIVSDNLLKGAALNSVQIAEQLIRQ from the coding sequence ATGAATAAAGTGAATGTTGCAATCGTCGGTGCTACAGGAGCTGTTGGTACAAAAATTCTTGAGAAACTAATTGAAAGAAATTTTCCGGCTCAATCAATTAAACTGCTTGCATCCAAACGATCTGCCGGAACAGAAATTACGGCAGGTGGTTTTAACTATATCGTTGAAGAAACAGTACCAGAATCATTTGAAGGCGTCGACATCGCATTTTTTAGTGCGGGTGGCTCGATTTCAGAAAAGTTTGCACCTGAAGCTGTCAAAAGAGGTGCGGTAGTTATAGATAATACAAGCGCATTCCGTATGGTAGAAGATATACCGCTTGTTGTGCCAGAAGTGAATCCGCAGGCACTAAGCAACCATGCAGGCATCATTGCAAATCCGAACTGTTCGACGATTCAAATGGTAGCTGCGCTACAGCCTGTTAAAGAAAAGTTTGGCTTAAGTCGTATTATTGTGTCGACGTACCAAGCGGTTTCAGGAGCGGGTGCAGAAGCGATTGATGAATTGGGAAGTCAAAGTCAACAGTTTGAAGGGCGTGCAGCGAACGAAGCGGAAATTTTACCTTCTGCATCAGCGGCGAAGCATTATCCGATTGCATTCAATGCGATTCCTCAAATTGATGCATTTGATGCTTCAGGGTACACGCTTGAAGAATTGAAAATGATGAATGAAACGAAAAAGATTTTTGGTGACTATGAGATGTCTGTTACGGCAACTTGCGTACGTCTACCTGTTGTAACAGGTCACTCAGAGTCGGTTTATATCGAAGTCGACCAAGAGGGTGTAACAGTGGAAGACATCCGCGCGAGTATGGAAGGTGCACCAGGCGTTGTCGTTCAAGATAATCCAGCACAACAACTGTACCCAATGCCATTATTTGCAGAAGGAAAAGATGAAGTATTTGTCGGCCGCATCCGTAAAGATCCGAATCATGCAGGAGGTTTCCATATGTGGATCGTCTCGGACAATCTGCTTAAAGGGGCTGCACTAAACTCGGTGCAAATTGCAGAACAGTTGATTCGACAATAA
- the dapA gene encoding 4-hydroxy-tetrahydrodipicolinate synthase: protein MNLGQIGTAMVTPFSEEGTIDYKRAKKLIEHLIANGTDALIVNGTTGESPTVTAQEKRALLSFTVKQVNKRIPVIAGTGTNSTAESVLLTKQAEKLGADGIMLVTPYYNKPDQRGMYAHFAHIAGETKLPVLLYNIPGRSTVNLVPETIIELSKIKNICAVKEASGSLEQMAEIIAGTDDGFSVYSGDDALTLPLLAIGGNGVISVASHVVGNEMQQMIDAFNSGKTAQAAAMHRALLPVFRAIFSAPNPVPVKYALEKLGLETGGVRLPLVDFGEGQIPFDQVWENYQKNQHVFN from the coding sequence TTGAATCTTGGACAAATAGGCACGGCGATGGTGACCCCGTTTTCGGAAGAGGGCACCATTGATTATAAAAGGGCTAAAAAGTTAATCGAACATTTGATAGCAAATGGGACGGATGCGTTGATTGTTAATGGGACGACAGGTGAGTCGCCAACTGTGACGGCACAGGAAAAAAGGGCATTATTGTCGTTCACAGTGAAGCAAGTTAACAAAAGAATTCCTGTCATTGCAGGTACAGGTACAAATAGTACAGCGGAATCTGTCTTGCTGACAAAGCAAGCGGAAAAGCTAGGTGCTGATGGTATCATGCTGGTGACACCTTACTATAATAAGCCTGACCAGCGTGGCATGTATGCGCATTTTGCGCATATTGCAGGGGAAACGAAGCTACCTGTACTGTTGTATAATATTCCGGGGCGCTCTACCGTCAACCTGGTACCCGAAACGATTATCGAGTTGTCCAAAATAAAAAATATCTGTGCAGTGAAAGAAGCGAGTGGCAGTCTTGAGCAAATGGCGGAGATTATCGCTGGAACAGATGACGGATTTTCCGTCTACAGCGGTGACGATGCGTTAACACTGCCGTTATTAGCAATCGGCGGTAACGGCGTCATTTCAGTTGCATCACATGTAGTTGGCAATGAAATGCAACAGATGATTGACGCATTTAACAGTGGAAAAACAGCGCAAGCCGCAGCTATGCATCGCGCATTGTTACCTGTATTCCGTGCCATATTCTCAGCCCCAAATCCAGTGCCAGTCAAGTATGCACTTGAAAAATTGGGTCTCGAAACAGGCGGCGTGAGATTACCACTTGTTGATTTCGGTGAAGGCCAAATACCTTTCGATCAAGTATGGGAAAACTATCAAAAAAACCAACATGTTTTTAATTAA
- a CDS encoding ribonuclease J: MVKTKNELIRIIPLGGVGEIGKAMYVVEIDEELFIVDAGLMFPEGEMLGIDIVIPDISYIEENKERVKGIFLTHGHEDAIGSIAYLLQKVQAPVYGSKLTIALAKEHLKEMPASPSVKFFEVTNKSRMNFKSTHVTFFHTTHSIPDSLGIVFHTSEGAIVHTGEFKFDQSAKGKYRPDIAKMAAIGEEGVFILMSDSTEAERPGYTTSESVIENNLSKTFHGAEGRILVALYASNFIRIQQVFDKAFENGKKVAVVGKSLESYFEVGVNLGYLTIKDDVVIPVKEIDKYDDSQVVIIVTGNKGEPLDALERIVRKHHKDIRIKETDTVLITFTPSPGMEVSMYQTMNDLAKAGATVLTSSKNVHVSGHGSQEDLKLMLNLMQPKYFIPIQGEYRMLIAHSKLAQETGLQKSQVFIADKGDIVEYKNDKMRMSGRVQAGNILIDGIGVGDVGNIVLRDRKLLSQDGIFTVVITLNRKQKRIAAGPEIVSRGFVYVRESEELFEESTKLVTKIVEKYVNKETFEWTNIKQEIRDTLSSYLYQQTKRRPMIIPIIMEY; this comes from the coding sequence GTGGTAAAAACTAAAAATGAACTAATAAGAATTATCCCTCTCGGTGGAGTAGGGGAAATTGGGAAAGCAATGTACGTCGTCGAAATTGATGAGGAACTATTCATCGTCGATGCGGGACTCATGTTCCCAGAAGGAGAAATGCTTGGAATCGATATCGTTATTCCAGACATTTCATATATCGAAGAAAACAAAGAGCGTGTCAAAGGGATCTTCCTCACACACGGACATGAAGATGCAATTGGTTCAATTGCTTATTTGCTACAAAAAGTACAGGCACCTGTCTATGGATCGAAATTGACAATTGCTCTTGCAAAAGAACATTTAAAGGAAATGCCAGCATCACCAAGTGTTAAGTTTTTCGAAGTGACAAACAAAAGTCGGATGAATTTCAAGAGTACACACGTCACATTTTTCCATACAACGCACAGCATTCCAGACTCATTGGGCATCGTGTTCCATACGAGTGAGGGGGCTATTGTGCATACAGGCGAATTCAAATTCGATCAGTCTGCAAAAGGAAAGTATCGTCCAGACATTGCGAAGATGGCGGCAATCGGCGAAGAGGGTGTCTTCATCCTCATGTCAGATTCAACTGAGGCGGAACGACCGGGTTATACGACCTCTGAATCAGTAATTGAAAATAACCTATCTAAAACATTCCACGGAGCAGAAGGACGAATTCTTGTCGCACTTTACGCATCGAACTTCATCCGCATCCAGCAAGTGTTTGACAAAGCATTTGAAAACGGCAAAAAAGTAGCGGTTGTTGGAAAAAGTTTAGAAAGCTACTTTGAAGTCGGTGTCAATTTAGGTTATTTGACCATTAAAGATGATGTTGTCATCCCTGTAAAAGAAATTGACAAATACGATGATAGCCAAGTCGTGATTATCGTGACGGGCAATAAAGGCGAACCGTTGGATGCACTTGAGCGTATTGTACGTAAACATCATAAAGACATTCGCATTAAAGAAACAGATACAGTGCTAATTACATTTACACCATCGCCAGGTATGGAAGTGTCGATGTACCAAACGATGAATGACCTTGCCAAAGCGGGTGCAACAGTACTCACATCAAGTAAAAATGTTCATGTATCAGGTCATGGTAGTCAAGAAGACCTGAAGCTTATGTTGAACTTAATGCAACCGAAGTATTTCATCCCGATTCAAGGGGAATACCGGATGCTTATTGCACACTCGAAGCTTGCGCAAGAAACGGGGCTTCAAAAATCACAGGTCTTTATTGCTGATAAAGGTGATATCGTCGAATATAAAAACGATAAAATGCGTATGAGTGGACGCGTTCAGGCAGGCAATATTCTTATTGATGGGATAGGCGTCGGGGATGTGGGAAATATCGTGCTTCGTGACCGTAAATTATTGTCACAGGATGGAATTTTCACAGTCGTCATAACACTTAATCGCAAGCAAAAACGTATCGCAGCTGGACCCGAAATTGTATCGCGTGGATTTGTCTATGTGCGTGAATCCGAAGAGCTGTTTGAAGAATCAACAAAACTCGTAACGAAAATAGTTGAGAAGTATGTGAATAAAGAGACGTTTGAATGGACAAACATTAAACAAGAGATCCGCGATACACTAAGCTCATATTTATATCAACAAACGAAAAGAAGACCGATGATCATTCCAATTATTATGGAATACTAA
- a CDS encoding DNA translocase FtsK: MARKKKKSTAKKKKPSGLNPLVYEVIGLAMMGLAVIIIFEFGIVGRGLSSVSRFVLGNWHSAIPLLLIVQALMFMIKRKAGGWKNRIVGGSLFILASLVLFSHVYLFKELHASRVLLTDSALKETWKILMTNEGIVSRSGALGGGMVGAILFALFHSLFDSAGAMVAGVLLLLIGLVLITGKAFVPYLVDYFPKLVESLANVFAKKDKPTPKAATESRVTRSKKSTRTAAIETPAVPEMEVEEVVSQPIISAFSERIDKPVRDEQAEVEEAPSSSPSEQLATDEIVPYAAVAGEEENESYILPPVSLLTQTPMTDQSEEYDSIQANAQKLERTFLSFGVKAKVTQVHLGPAVTKYEVLPDIGVKVSRIVSLADDIALALAASGIRIEAPIPGKSAIGIEVPNSSIAVVSLREVIEAKENNRPDSKLMISLGRDVTGQAMLAELNKMPHVLIAGSTGSGKSVCINGIIVSILMRAKPHEVKMMMIDPKMVELNVYNGVPHLLAPVVTDPRKAAQALQKVVSEMERRYELFSHTGTRNIEGYNDHIEVWNEENEEKHPRMPYIVVIVDELADLMMVASSDVEDSITRLAQMARAAGIHLIIATQRPSVDVITGIIKANIPSRVAFAVSSAIDSRTILDSGGAEKLLGRGDMLFLPAGVSKPVRIQGAFVSDSEVEAVVDFVIEQQKAQYQEEMIPQDIKEVPAHEETDELYDEAVQLVTEMQTASVSMLQRRFRVGYSRAARIVDQMELRGVVGPPEGSKPRQVLIGRGEVDDY; the protein is encoded by the coding sequence ATGGCTAGGAAAAAGAAGAAATCGACTGCAAAGAAAAAGAAGCCATCTGGTTTAAACCCGTTAGTATACGAAGTAATTGGCCTTGCGATGATGGGGCTTGCTGTTATTATTATTTTTGAATTTGGTATTGTGGGCAGAGGGTTATCATCAGTCTCACGTTTTGTATTAGGAAATTGGCATAGTGCGATTCCACTGCTACTTATTGTGCAGGCGTTAATGTTCATGATTAAACGCAAAGCGGGTGGTTGGAAAAACCGTATTGTTGGGGGGAGTTTATTCATCCTCGCAAGTTTGGTACTGTTCAGTCATGTCTACTTATTTAAAGAATTGCATGCAAGTCGTGTGCTTTTGACGGACTCAGCACTGAAAGAAACATGGAAAATACTCATGACGAATGAGGGTATTGTATCCAGAAGTGGTGCGTTAGGCGGCGGAATGGTGGGGGCTATCCTGTTCGCCCTGTTCCATTCATTGTTTGATTCAGCAGGTGCAATGGTTGCGGGCGTTTTATTATTGTTAATTGGACTTGTATTAATTACCGGAAAAGCGTTTGTACCCTACTTAGTTGATTACTTCCCAAAACTTGTGGAGTCATTGGCGAACGTATTTGCAAAAAAAGATAAACCTACGCCAAAAGCTGCAACTGAGTCGAGAGTGACTCGTTCGAAGAAGTCGACAAGAACTGCAGCTATCGAGACGCCAGCTGTTCCAGAAATGGAAGTGGAAGAAGTTGTGTCGCAGCCAATTATATCAGCCTTTAGTGAGCGCATAGATAAGCCTGTTAGGGATGAGCAAGCGGAGGTGGAGGAAGCCCCCTCTTCTTCGCCATCAGAACAGCTAGCGACGGATGAGATAGTTCCGTATGCAGCTGTGGCGGGTGAGGAAGAGAATGAGTCTTATATATTGCCTCCTGTCTCTTTGCTGACCCAAACTCCAATGACTGATCAGTCGGAGGAATATGATTCTATTCAAGCAAATGCTCAAAAGCTAGAACGGACATTTTTAAGCTTCGGTGTTAAAGCAAAAGTGACGCAGGTGCATTTGGGTCCAGCGGTGACGAAGTATGAGGTATTGCCAGATATAGGAGTTAAGGTCAGCCGGATTGTTAGTCTAGCAGATGATATCGCGCTGGCACTTGCGGCAAGTGGTATTCGAATTGAAGCGCCGATTCCAGGTAAGTCAGCAATTGGTATCGAAGTACCGAATAGTTCGATTGCAGTTGTTAGCCTACGTGAAGTCATTGAGGCAAAGGAAAATAATCGACCGGATTCAAAGTTAATGATTTCACTGGGGCGCGACGTCACAGGGCAGGCGATGCTAGCCGAGTTGAATAAAATGCCCCATGTGTTAATCGCTGGTTCGACTGGAAGCGGAAAAAGTGTCTGCATCAACGGTATTATAGTGAGTATTTTAATGCGTGCTAAACCGCATGAAGTAAAAATGATGATGATTGACCCGAAAATGGTGGAACTGAATGTCTATAATGGTGTGCCTCATTTGCTAGCACCTGTCGTTACGGATCCACGAAAAGCAGCTCAAGCATTGCAAAAAGTAGTTTCCGAAATGGAACGGCGTTATGAATTATTTTCGCATACGGGTACAAGAAATATTGAAGGCTATAACGATCATATCGAAGTGTGGAATGAAGAAAATGAAGAAAAACATCCACGTATGCCGTATATCGTCGTCATTGTTGATGAGTTGGCGGACCTAATGATGGTTGCATCCAGTGATGTGGAGGATTCCATCACGCGATTAGCGCAAATGGCCCGTGCAGCGGGTATTCATCTCATCATTGCGACGCAACGTCCAAGTGTCGATGTTATCACTGGGATCATCAAAGCGAATATTCCATCACGCGTGGCATTTGCCGTATCGTCTGCGATTGATTCCAGAACAATTTTGGATAGTGGAGGGGCGGAAAAACTGTTAGGTAGAGGAGATATGCTATTCCTGCCGGCAGGTGTTTCCAAACCAGTCCGTATTCAAGGGGCGTTCGTTTCAGACAGTGAAGTGGAAGCAGTTGTTGATTTTGTCATTGAACAACAAAAGGCTCAGTATCAAGAAGAAATGATTCCGCAAGATATTAAAGAAGTACCAGCTCATGAAGAAACAGATGAGCTGTATGATGAAGCTGTGCAGCTTGTTACAGAAATGCAAACCGCCTCAGTATCGATGTTACAACGTCGTTTCCGGGTTGGTTATTCAAGAGCTGCACGCATTGTGGACCAGATGGAGCTACGCGGGGTTGTCGGGCCGCCTGAGGGAAGTAAGCCACGTCAGGTCTTAATTGGTAGAGGCGAAGTGGACGATTATTGA